The Nicotiana tabacum cultivar K326 chromosome 14, ASM71507v2, whole genome shotgun sequence genome contains a region encoding:
- the LOC107807225 gene encoding uncharacterized protein LOC107807225, whose protein sequence is MPSIANVTSSIVKPKITRYFELKQSMIQLLHANEEFMGVPHEDSQQYILNFLEISDTYITNGVTPDYVRLTLFLFSLVGEIKRWLKAEPANSITSWNNLVRKFLARFFPSCKTAKIKSEIVTFKQKSGASLYSALERFNGLLRDCPHHNQTNEVLAHTFIEGLHLEIKIVVDAAAGGQMLEKRFDEIYSLSNKFTKSNPDWKGEIGRHTVQISVGVLELDVISALSAQVVTLSNQVNKMTLVINKQQAQPVQQVQKFCEVCGEGHTSDLCPANPESVYFVGNANRGQTNQYGNTYNPNWRNHPNFFWGGNQGAQNQYMPQASQQQYRPPQAEQPTNSTSHIEEILKKFMVDQQA, encoded by the coding sequence ATGCCCAGCATTGCTAATGTCACCTCCAGCATTGTGAAGCCCAAAATCACTAGGTACTTTGAGCTGAAACAGAGCATGATCCAGCTACTACATGCAAATGAGGAGTTTATGGGTGTTCCACACGAGGATTCACAACAGTACATCCTAAACttcttggagattagtgatacttatatcACTAATGGAGTCACTCCAGACTATGTGAGGCTCACACTATTCCTGTTTTCTCTAGTGGGCGAAATAAAGCGATGGTTGAAGGCAGAACCAGCTAATTCTATTACATCATGGAATAATCTGGTGAGGAAATTTTTGGCACGGTTCTTTCCATCATGCAAAACCGCAAAGATCAAAAGTGAGATAGTCACCTTCAAACAGAAATCGGGGGCGTCTCTGTATTCAGCTTTAGAGAGATTCAATGGGCTGCTCAGAGATTGTCCTCATCACAACCAGACAAATGAAGTGTTAGCTCACACCTTCATAGAAGGGCTCCATCTAGAGATAAAAATTGTGGTGGACGCTGCAGCGGGAGGTCAAATGTTGGAGAAACGTTTTGATGAAATTTATTCCTTATCGAACAAATTCACCAAAAGTAATCCTGACTGGAAAGGAGAGATAGGCAGACACACAGTGCAAATATCTGTAGGGGTCCTCGAGTTAGATGTTATCTCTGCATTATCAGCACAGGTTGTCACATTGTCCAACCAAGTCAATAAGATGACCTTGGTTATTAACAAACAACAAGCTCAGCCAGTGCAACAGGTTCAGAAATTTTGTGAAGTATGTGGAGAGGGTCACACGAGCGACTTATGCCCAGCTAATCCAGAGTCTGTCTATTTTGTGGGTAATGCAAATAGGGGTCAGACAAACcagtatgggaacacttacaatcctaaCTGGAGGAACCACCCAAATTTTTTTTGGGGTGGAAACCAAGGTGCTCAGAATCAGTACATGCCACAAGCTTCTCAACAACAATATAGACCACCACAGGCTGAACAACCTACAAACTCGACGAGTCACATTGAGGAGATTCTAAAGAAATTTATGGTTGACCAGCAGGCATAA